In Thermodesulfobacteriota bacterium, the genomic window TGTCCGCCGGAAGTTCCGGCAGCCGCCCGGGCAAACGAAATGCGATGTCGCTTCCGGATAGACCCATCATCCTCGTCAGCCGCTCCCGGTCGGTCACCGCTTCCCGCCTCGCATCCGACAGGCGCGCGGACATCCCGGAACGGAAGGCTTCCTCCCTCATCCGGTCCAGCCGGTTGAGGTTCCCCGCCCGCTCCATGCGGTCCGCCAGCTCGGCGGACGCCTCCGCCGCGAGCATCGCCTGCTCGAGGTAGCGCACGCGCTCCTCCGCGGCGACCGCTTCGATCCAGGATTTGCGGGCCGCGGCGGCGACATCGAGCATCCGGCCCGCCACCGCCAGCTTGACCTGCTCGAACCGGCGTCCTTCGATCCGGGTCCTAAGCGGCATGGTCAGCAGGTCGACGAGCGGGAAGGTCAGCGCCCATTCGATCTTCCGCTCTCCGCCCTCGCTGGTCCGCCGATAAGAGAAATGCGGATTCGTCACCCGGCCGGCCTGCACCAGTTCGGCCTCGGCGATCCCCAATTCCGAATAGGTCGCCTGCAGCCCCGGGTTGTTGAGGAGGGCGACCTGAACGGCGTTGTCGATCGAAAGCGGCGAGGACAGGAATTCCTTCACGGCGGACCGGACACTCCCGTGATCGTCGTCGGAGCGCTGCCATTTCACGTCCTTGTCCAGTCTTTCCCCGGCGAGCCGCTCGACCGTTCCGAACCCTGCGTCCCGCGAGAACGTGGCGCATCCGCCCGAAACCGTCACGCCGAGCGCAATCGCCAGAACCATGATCCATGATTTCTCCATGATTTCGAGAGAGCATATGGCATGCCATCATTGCGCTCGACGAAAGAAACCTGTTGAAAGGAAACGGTTTATTTCTTCCTGCTGTCAGGAACGGCGAAATGCTCCGGCTGCGGGCGAAGAATATTCTTCAGCCGATCAGGGAATATTCCCGGGGGTTATCTTTCGATCCCGAACTTCTCCAGCCGATATACCAGGATATGCCGGGGAACTCTCAGGTAGGCCGCCGTACGGGTGATGTTTCCCTTGTTCAGCCTGAGCGCCCGCTCGATCACTTTCCTTTCAAGGTCCACCAGCGACAACCCCTCCGGCGGAAGCGGGGGCCAATCTTCCATTTCGTTTACGGGTCCGGCGGACCGCTCCGGGGAGAGAGGTCCCGCAACCGGGGGAAGGTCGTCCATGGAGACCTCGTTCCCGCGGCACAGGATCACCATTCTCTCGCAGGCGTTTTTCAGCTCCCTCACGTTTCCGGGCCAGGGGCGGGCCATGAGCCCTTCCATGACCCTGGTCGGAATTTCGATGTCCCTCCCCTCGGCCAGCTCCTTGACGAAACGCTCCACGAGGAGCGGGATGTCCTCCTTTCTCTCCCGCAACGGCGGTACGCGCAGCTCCACGACGTTGAGCCGATAATACAAATCCTCCCGAAAGCCCCCTTCGCGGATCCGGTCCTGCAGGTCCCGGTTCGTCGCGGCGAGGATCCTTACGTCCACGGGAGTCGGCGCATCGCTTCCCACCGAATCCACCACTTTTTCCTGGAGGACGCGCAGGAGCTTCGGCTGGAGGGAAAGCGGGATTTCGCCGATTTCGTCGAGGAAGAGCGTCCCCCCTTCCGCCTGCCGGAATCGCCCGGAACGTTCCCGGACCGCGCCGGTGAACGCTCCGCGGGTGTGTCCGAAAAGTTCCGATTCGAGGAGCTCCCCCGGGATGGCCGCGCAGTTGATCGCCACGAACGGTTTTTCCGCCC contains:
- a CDS encoding TolC family protein, coding for MVLAIALGVTVSGGCATFSRDAGFGTVERLAGERLDKDVKWQRSDDDHGSVRSAVKEFLSSPLSIDNAVQVALLNNPGLQATYSELGIAEAELVQAGRVTNPHFSYRRTSEGGERKIEWALTFPLVDLLTMPLRTRIEGRRFEQVKLAVAGRMLDVAAAARKSWIEAVAAEERVRYLEQAMLAAEASAELADRMERAGNLNRLDRMREEAFRSGMSARLSDARREAVTDRERLTRMMGLSGSDIAFRLPGRLPELPADKADLGELEARAMTGRLDVRAAALETERLAESLGLTRATRFVDVLELGPAATKEDPAPWKRGFEVSLQLPVFDWGSARVSRAEAIYMQALHRVAETSVNAGSEVRNAWSAYGSAYDVAKRYRDEILPLRKRIAEENMLRYNGMLIGVFELLIDAREQVEASIAGMDALRDFWISEANLQAAFNGPQGANP
- a CDS encoding sigma-54 dependent transcriptional regulator → MSARILFIDDDKAGREVALFNLKKAGYQVTAASDGTEGLSLFSPSKFDLVVTDVKMPGISGIEVLRQIRKQAPGVPVLVITAFGNVDVAVQAMKEGAYDFIGKPFHRDQLLLSIEKALDRQRLAEEVRELRIRASLAPGEFLSASGAMQRVLEVADRVAGTDATILITGESGTGKEVVARRIHMNSARAEKPFVAINCAAIPGELLESELFGHTRGAFTGAVRERSGRFRQAEGGTLFLDEIGEIPLSLQPKLLRVLQEKVVDSVGSDAPTPVDVRILAATNRDLQDRIREGGFREDLYYRLNVVELRVPPLRERKEDIPLLVERFVKELAEGRDIEIPTRVMEGLMARPWPGNVRELKNACERMVILCRGNEVSMDDLPPVAGPLSPERSAGPVNEMEDWPPLPPEGLSLVDLERKVIERALRLNKGNITRTAAYLRVPRHILVYRLEKFGIER